From Onychostoma macrolepis isolate SWU-2019 chromosome 19, ASM1243209v1, whole genome shotgun sequence, a single genomic window includes:
- the atat1 gene encoding LOW QUALITY PROTEIN: alpha-tubulin N-acetyltransferase 1 (The sequence of the model RefSeq protein was modified relative to this genomic sequence to represent the inferred CDS: deleted 1 base in 1 codon): MDFPFDLNALFPERITVLDNNLSAGRKAHGRPDPLLHISTVIDELGKASSKAQQLPAPITSAAKLQANRHHLYLLKDGEQNGRRGVIVGFLKVGYKKLFLLDQRGAHLETEPLCVLDFYVTETLQRHGYGLELFDFMLKHKRVEPEQMAYDRPSPKFLSFLEKHYDLKNSVPQVNNFVVFSGFFPSRSGTPPSPSTDQGMYGFFGPIEKSSPKKARGRDQTVFTNGKRSGSGGAEGSPLAVRSPRGSPPLSPSASVISSIPFTQCGILPQPGPAPPRRGPRDPLFPAQRQLQGKAHQPSGSGCQEQPLQSPYQQPRPRAIIGRTAEPLEASSCRVCSSGLKAELCERVCDTGANADAVEHKHTSESPHLQGQVVSLPTIATAKKDHVQEQTSITPLDRKEELPTKVSQNRAEDWRKGGAAEMERGGGRGGWSWTVGESRCTAQWVRQKQEYRSTRPW, from the exons GAGTGCAGGTCGGAAAGCGCACGGGAG ACCAGATCCTCTTCTTCACATCAGCACAGTTATAGATGAGCTGGGCAAAGCCTCCTCTAAG GCCCAGCAGCTGCCTGCTCCTATAACCAGTGCTGCAAAGCTCCAGGCCAACAGACACCATCTCTACCTCCTGAAAGATGGAGAACAGAACGG CAGGAGGGGTGTTATCGTTGGATTTCTGAAGGTTGGCTACAAGAAGCTGTTTTTACTT GACCAACGGGGGGCGCATTTGGAAACCGAGCCTTTATGTGTGCTGGATTTCTATGTGACAGAGACGCTGCAGAGACATGGCTATGGTCTCGAGCTCTTTGACTTCATGCTGAAA CACAAACGGGTGGAGCCTGAACAGATGGCGTACGATAGACCTTCTCCTAAATTCCTGTCATTTCTAGAAAAGCACTATGATCTCAAGAACAGTGTGCCTCAG GTGAATAACTTTGTGGTGTTCAGTGGATTCTTCCCGAGTAGATCAG GAACACCTCCCTCCCCTTCGACGGATCAGGGGATGTACGGCTTTTT CGGTCCAATTGAGAAAAGTTCCCCCAAAAAAGCCAGAGGGAGAGATCAAACCGTATTCACTAATGGAAAGAGAAG TGGTTCGGGAGGAGCAGAGGGCTCTCCCCTGGCCGTTCGTTCGCCCCGCGGGTCCCCCCCACTCTCCCCCTCTGCTTCCGTCATCTCCTCAATCCCGTTCACTCAGTGTGGGATCCTCCCCCAGCCGGGCCCCGCTCCGCCCCGCCGCGGCCCCCGGGACCCCCTCTTCCCAGCTCAACGACAGCTGCAGGGCAAAGCGCACCAG CCATCAGGGTCTGGTTGCCAGGAGCAACCTCTACAGTCGCCATATCAACAGCCGAGACCTCGGGCAATTATTGGCAGAACAGCAGAACCCCTTGAAGCTTCCAG CTGTCGTGTGTGC TCCTCAGGGCTGAAAGCAGAGCtctgtgagagagtgtgtgacaCAGGGGCAAACGCAGATGCAGtggaacacaaacacacttcagAAAG CCCGCATCTTCAAGGCCAGGTTGTGTCTCTCCCGACAATTGCCACCGCCAAGAAAGATCATGTTCAGGAGCAGACCTCCATAACACCCCTGGACCGCAAAGAAGAGCTGCCTACCAAAGTGTCTCAGAACAGAGCAGAGGACTGGAGGAAAGGTGGAGCTGCTGAGATGGAGAGGGGCGGAGGGAGAGGCGGATGGTCGTGGACGGTTGGGGAGAGCCGCTGTACGGCCCAGTGGGTCCGACAGAAACAAGAGTATCGCAGCACGCGGCCCTGGTGA